AAGTCAAACCCTCTCTATTTCTTTATATTAAGAGAAACATACCTGGATGAAATTAAAGTAGTGTTGCAAAAGAATGTCTGAGAACTGATAAGGTGTGTAAATTGTTTGGAGAAATGGATCTGCGTAATAATTTAGTACAAAATCACTACTCCCGGCAACAACAAAATATATTGAACCATATATTACTGATTGTGCTTTTGATTGTCCAATTATTTTCACCAATTCTTTCTGGTATTCCTTGTAGTATTCTAGTTGTTGGCCTAATGAAAGTACATTCTACATACACAAAAAGATAtatcaaatattatatttatctCATGCAACTTAAAGTAAACAAAAAAAGAGTGAGAGTGTATGTATTTACATATTTTAAAGATGTGGAAGGATGGTAACCAGTAGCTGCTGAGGCAAAGTTGGCACCGATCAAAAGATTGTTTCTTTCAGTAACTACGTTAAGGTAAGCTGGTAGATATGAAGTAAATCCAAAAAACTCAGCTACAATGAATAAAAATATAGATATGAGAATAAACTTTTATAGGAATAGTAATAATTTAGAAAATGTATGTAAATAATTAGATAtgttgaagaaaaagaaaattacatgTATAATCTGCGGCAACCTTTCCATTAGAAAATCTTCCAGTTGGAGTGTGATTCACAAAGTCTCTTCCATAAGGGAAGAAGTTTGCTTTAACAAAGGTTTGTAAATAGTTGTTATTACCAACATCAATAATTGAGTCTCCAAATGCAAATAATGCTGGAACTAGAGGTTCTCCTTTGATAACCAACacaattttaaacaaaataatgaGAGTTAAAGAGGAAATTAAAGATGccattttttcaattatttctttGCATACAATTGCAGTAGTTCATGCATGCAAACCATGTCTTTATATAGTACTAGTCCTTCAACTATAATATTAGTAACATTCATATAACACTGCAAGCTTTAATATTATATGATAAT
Above is a window of Vicia villosa cultivar HV-30 ecotype Madison, WI unplaced genomic scaffold, Vvil1.0 ctg.001182F_1_1, whole genome shotgun sequence DNA encoding:
- the LOC131633857 gene encoding GDSL esterase/lipase At5g22810-like, with product MASLISSLTLIILFKIVLVIKGEPLVPALFAFGDSIIDVGNNNYLQTFVKANFFPYGRDFVNHTPTGRFSNGKVAADYTSEFFGFTSYLPAYLNVVTERNNLLIGANFASAATGYHPSTSLKYNVLSLGQQLEYYKEYQKELVKIIGQSKAQSVIYGSIYFVVAGSSDFVLNYYADPFLQTIYTPYQFSDILLQHYFNFIQDLYALGARKIGVSTLPPIGCMPIVITFYGFPYNTCVEKINDVAIDFNKKLNLTSTKLLQKFPDLRLIILDIYQPLYKLSTKPSDYGFSESRKACCGTGLVEVTFACNPISIGTCANASEYVFWDSFHPTQATHKYLIDHLTHDLISFIQT